One Setaria viridis chromosome 7, Setaria_viridis_v4.0, whole genome shotgun sequence genomic region harbors:
- the LOC117862882 gene encoding protein DETOXIFICATION 16: MDEGTGVEKTGGMGEVRKQLYLAGPLIVAWLLQNSVRIISLMFVGHLGELALSSASMATSFASVTGFSLLLGMASSLDTLCGQAFGAKQHHLLGIYKQRAILVLTLVSIGLAVVWWYTGKILRLFGQDPEIAAGAGSYIRWMIPALFVYGPLQCHFRFLQAQNIVLPVMLSSGVTAVSHVLVCWLLVYKIGLGYKGAALACAISYLINVSILSIYVRLAPACENTRRGFSKEAFHGIPTFLRLAVPSALMVCLEWWSFEILVILSGLLPNPKLATSVLSVLLNTSTLAFMIPFGLSAAISTRVSNELGAGRPQAARLATRVVMVLAIAIGILVGLAMVLVRNLWGYAYSNEAEVVKHISKMMPILAVSFLFDCLQCVLSGIARGCGWQKIGACVNLGAYYMIGIPAAFCLAFLDHLGVMGLLLGMICALVVQMLLLLAITLCSNWEKEALKTKDRIFSSSLPDMMT; this comes from the exons ATGGATGAAGGCACCGGTGTTGAGAAGACCGGCGGCATGGGAGAGGTCCGAAAGCAGCTGTACCTTGCCGGGCCGCTCATCGTCGCATGGCTCCTGCAGAACTCCGTCCGGATTATATCTCTTATGTTCGTCGGTCACCTTGGCGAGCTCGCCCTTTCCAGCGCCTCCATGGCCACCTCCTTCGCAAGCGTTACTGGCTTCAGCTTGTTG TTGGGCATGGCGAGCAGCTTGGACACACTGTGTGGGCAAGCCTTTGGGGCAAAGCAGCACCATCTTCTCGGCATCTACAAGCAGAGAGCCATCCTTGTGCTAACCCTGGTGAGCATTGGGCTCGCTGTTGTCTGGTGGTACACTGGCAAGATCCTTCGCCTCTTTGGCCAGGACCCGGAGATTGCGGCCGGAGCCGGCAGCTACATCCGGTGGATGATTCCGGCGCTGTTCGTGTATGGGCCATTGCAGTGCCATTTCCGGTTCTTGCAGGCGCAGAACATAGTCCTCCCGGTGATGCTGAGCTCAGGCGTCACGGCGGTGAGCCATGTGCTGGTGTGCTGGCTGCTGGTGTACAAGATTGGCCTTGGCTACAAGGGTGCTGCCTTGGCCTGTGCCATCTCGTACCTGATTAACGTGTCAATCCTGTCAATTTACGTTAGGCTTGCACCAGCCTGTGAGAACACTAGGAGAGGGTTCTCAAAGGAGGCTTTTCACGGCATCCCCACGTTCTTGAGGCTTGCTGTTCCATCTGCACTGATGGTTTG CTTGGAGTGGTGGTCATTTGAGATCCTGGTAATTCTTTCTGGACTTCTGCCAAACCCGAAGCTTGCGACATCTGTTTTGTCTGTTTT ATTAAACACGAGCACTCTAGCGTTTATGATCCCGTTTGGGCTTAGTGCAGCCATAAG CACTCGTGTTTCAAATGAGCTTGGTGCTGGGCGACCTCAAGCTGCCCGTCTGGCTACACGTGTGGTCATGGTGCTGGCAATCGCGATCGGCATATTAGTCGGACTAGCTATGGTTTTGGTGCGCAATTTATGGGGATATGCATACAGTAATGAGGCGGAAGTGGTGAAACACATCTCCAAAATGATGCCGATCCTGGCCGTGTCATTCTTGTTTGATTGCCTGCAGTGTGTTCTGTCAG GCATTGCTAGGGGTTGTGGGTGGCAAAAGATTGGTGCTTGTGTAAATCTTGGTGCATACTACATGATTGGAATTCCAGCCGCCTTCTGTTTGGCCTTTCTTGACCATCTAGGTGTAATG GGACTTTTGCTGGGAATGATCTGCGCACTCGTCGTTCAGATGCTATTGCTTCTCGCAATTACTTTGTGCAGCAACTGGGAGAAAGAA GCTTTGAAGACAAAGGACAGAATTTTCAGTTCTTCCCTACCAGACATGATGACATGA
- the LOC117864010 gene encoding uncharacterized protein translates to MKGGRLRRPEPPQAHLATAAAAATPAPAPNPADDWVDGSWTVDCSCGVTFDDGEEMVSCDECSVWVHTRCARYVRGVHTSFSCHRCRRSKQAPSSADEAEVAELLAELPTHRPPPLYRRWAEVPLPARVHVHGLPGGGDAALFRGAPAFSAAMWRCTGYVPKRFGFRYCEFPSWADENGGADALFAMAREKPREMADSVPIGIEPKKEKHYVRSLSCRGKKIDGDQQSVPPLTEAKKREPASWKDGCQQSEACAIRDATREDRYAEINMASSDLQTIKTKKKMEKALELSGEKKSSEQVPGILSKDDKKVPLKLELLSGVRTTSSVVEQEVHSGFVGVEVTMHKQQSEGDHNAGLRSGITSSGAIKMQDMQDLQKQSNQTSNMQDVAGAPDLQIGQSKSQIMKAEPSSLENETAKCIQLVSDDHESNKQGLGDTAGFPIVQRDSSKLKYDSVCCEHPKSETQHTVVEHPSSTLGSAKVCASKEPSSAGNSDHSKKEEFVAPTDSKHDSAKFSEDSSQEVRRCSDKVQLKGSLPSAPKSSQASRIHVSTVKPRLPVSKEQSQKIAITEGTSARSFHGEVPPLQSRNKPVASSSSQKKDKIHHRIINVTQETSNNSASTELRPSDLTAPLSDEQLALLLHQQLNSSPRVPRVPRCHQAAGTQMLHPTGATVFSKRSSAHGGRDHAAVLKKRNREDSVKDSEDTKRIEKRHRDASSKHASSAKDSCRSAENVASEQKIRGICSTGTDSGLAKDDLIDSSVSHNLPGLIDDIISKDKNISYRELCDAIHQHLRDSRKPSGGDCAYPSYLHAINDCLRKRREWAYLVDQASKMNSNKRRKGENNSLLADVLEVENARNGPERDSEGSVDLHQEDLPRGKRKSRKRRRLELKGRRVRDTRKRSSIGSSSEDAAATLSDSSNDKNDTPMADVNREDNSVAQETGGNIEAKSADSSS, encoded by the exons ATGAAGGGCGGCCGCCTTCGCCGTCCGGAGCCGCCGCAGGCTCAtctcgccacggcggcggcggcggcgaccccagCCCCAGCCCCCAATCCCGCCGATGACTGGGTCGACGGCTCGTGGACGGTGGACTGCTCCTGCGGCGTCACgttcgacgacggcgaggagatGGTCAGCTGCGACGAGTGCAGCGTGTGGGTGCATACGCGGTGCGCACGCTACGTCCGCGGCGTCCACACCTCCTTCTCGTGCCATAGGTGCCGGAGGTCCAAGCAAGCCCCTTCCTCCGCCGACGAGGCCGAGGTcgccgagctcctcgccgaGCTGCCCACCCACCGCCCACCCCCGCTGTACCGCCGCTGGGCCGAGGTCCCGCTCCCCGCCCGCGTCCACGTCCACGGGCTCCCAGGTGGGGGCGATGCTGCCCTGTTCCGGGGCGCCCCGGCCTTTTCTGCCGCCATGTGGCGCTGCACCGGCTACGTTCCGAAGAGATTTGGCTTCCGCTACTGTGAGTTCCCCTCCTGGGCTGACGAAAACGGTGGCGCTGATGCTCTGTTTGCAATGGCTAGAGAGAAGCCCAGGGAGATGGCTGATTCTGTTCCGATAGGTATTGAACCAAAGAAGGAGAAGCATTACGTCCGAAGCCTAAGCTGTCGTGGCAAGAAGATTGACGGCGATCAGCAATCAGTGCCTCCTCTGACTGAGGCTAAGAAGAGAG AGCCTGCTAGTTGGAAGGATGGGTGTCAGCAGAGTGAGGCCTGTGCCATTCGAGATGCCACTCGTGAGGATCGTTATGCTGAAATAAATATGGCCAGTTCTGATTTACAAACCATTAAAaccaagaagaagatggagaaagCCTTGGAGTTAAGTGGGGAGAAGAAAAGCTCTGAGCAAGTTCCTGGGATCCTGAGCAAGGATGACAAAAAGGTGCCGTTGAAGTTGGAACTTTTATCTGGAGTTAGAACTACATCATCTGTAGTGGAACAAGAAGTGCACTCAGGATTTGTTGGGGTAGAG GTTACTATGCATAAGCAACAATCAGAAGGGGATCACAATGCGGGCTTAAGATCTGGCATAACAAGTTCAG GTGCCATCAAAATGCAAGACATGCAGGACCTTCAGAAGCAATCAAACCAAACTTCAAATATGCAGGATGTTGCTGGTGCACCAGATTTACAGATTGGTCAGTCAAAGTCACAGATCATGAAAGCTGAGCCTAGTTCCCTGGAAAATGAGACAGCTAAGTGTATCCAGTTGGTAAGTGATGACCATGAAAGCAATAAACAAGGTCTAGGGGACACTGCAGGTTTCCCAATTGTCCAAAGAGATTCATCCAAATTAAAATATGATTCAGTATGTTGTGAACATCCAAAATCTGAAACACAGCACACAGTTGTTGAGCATCCTAGCTCAACTTTGGGTTCTGCAAAAGTTTGTGCATCTAAAGAACCATCATCAGCAGGGAACAGTGATCATTCAAAGAAAGAGGAATTTGTTGCACCAACTGACAGCAAACATGATTCTGCAAAATTTTCTGAAGATAGTTCCCAGGAGGTGAGAAGGTGCTCTGATAAAGTTCAACTGAAAGGCTCACTGCCCTCTGCACCAAAATCATCTCAAGCTAGTAGAATACATGTGTCTACAGTCAAACCTAGATTACCAGTATCAAAGGAGCAATCGCAGAAGATAGCCATCACTGAAGGCACCTCAGCAAGATCATTCCATGGAGAAGTACCACCACTGCAATCTCGTAACAAGCCAGTAGCTTCTAGTTCTTCCCAGAAAAAGGACAAGATCCACCACCGCATTATTAATGTCACACAAGAGACCTCCAATAACTCAGCATCAACTGAGCTGCGACCATCTGATTTGACTGCTCCATTGAGTGATGAACAG CTTGCATTGTTGTTGCATCAACAATTAAACAGCTCCCCCAGAGTACCGAGGGTGCCACGTTGCCATCAAGCAGCTGGTACGCAGATGCTTCATCCAACTGGAGCTACTGTTTTTTCTAAGCGCTCTTCAGCACATGGAGGAAGGGATCATGCAGCG GTTTTAAAAAAGAGAAACAGAGAGGATTCAGTAAAAGATAGCGAGGACACCAAGAGGATAGAAAAAAGACATAGAGATGCTAGCTCAAAACATGCTTCTTCCGCGAAGGACTCATGCAGATCAGCTGAAAATGTAGCATCAGAACAGAAAATTCGTGGTATATGTTCAACTGGCACTGACAGTGGTTTAGCCAAGGATGATTTGATCGATAGCAGTGTTTCACACAATTTACCTG GATTGATTGATGATATTATTAGTAAAGACAAAAATATATCATACAGGGAACTCTGTGATGCTATTCATcag CATTTAAGGGATTCAAGGAAACCTAGTGGGGGAGATTGTGCGTATCCCAGCTATTTGCATGCCATCAATGATTGTCTTAGGAAGAGGAGGGAGTGGGCTTACCTTGTTGATCAGGCTTCAAAG ATGAATTCAAATAAGCGGCGGAAAGGGGAAAACAACTCTTTGTTGGCTGACGTACTAGAAGTAGAGAACGCGAGGAATGGGCCTGAAAGGGATTCAGAGGGGAGTGTTGATTTGCATCAGGAAGACCTTCCTAGGGGCAAACGGAAGTCTCGGAAACGTAGGCGACTTGAGCTCAAAGGTAGGAGAGTCAGGGATACGAGAAAGAGATCAAGCATTGGTTCATCCTCAGAAGATGCTGCTGCCACCTTGTCTGATTCCAGTAATGATAAAAATGATACCCCCATGGCTGACGTGAACCGAGAAGATAATTCTGTTGCTCAGGAAACTGGTGGTAACATAGAAGCTAAGAGTGCAGATTCAAGTTCATAG